atatatttttttattaatttgtacaaaTTTGCAGAATTTCCTTTTCACTTTGACCAAAAAGTACAATGAAATACaatcaatcccactttgtaatgcaacaaaatatgaaaaaagtTCAAGGGTGTGTAGAatttctataggcactgtatcTTAAACAGGCAACATGTTGCAACTTTGTAGATGTGTCTATCAAATGCATGTCAATTACTTGGGTTGAAATGTGCAATTTACATTTGTTGGGAATAGCCTTGGGTTTTTCTTTAGGATAGCTATTTGGCACTTTATCAGTAGGCATTTCATAAAGTATTGTTTCATGTGGAACCTCTTTATTCTCTATCCTCAGGTTGTTTCTTCCATCGTCTTCCAGGATGAGTTCTCTGGCTTTGCTCCTTTACAGCCACAGGTGAAGTAACATATGATTTGATGTGATGTTTTAATAGTGCCTTAAAAATGATAAACCATTTTTTTAAACGATCAATAATTAAAATACAAACTATCAACAATTAAAATGGAAAAATTGATTGAGGAATATTCAGTGTAATGGGATGTGCTATTTTTTATGGTGAGAATAGGTTGAAGAGGTTCCTACCAGACCAAAGGCGCCTGAAGTTCTGAGGTAAAAGTTAATGTGCTCTTGATGTTAATTCTAGCAGACTGTGGGGCTGGTTTGACActtagggctcgattcaatccgaATCACGGAAGTTCAGCGTTATATTGCGATTTAAATTTAAAGTTAGGATAATTTCCGATTGAGACGACATAtgcgtttaccatgaatgcagtctccgtTAACTTGGGAACATTCAGCGCTACAGAATGAATTGAGCCCTTGGTTGTTATGATTGCCAGAGTTTAAAggaatagttcacccaaattacaaattGGTTTCCTTaacctgtaagcagtctatggacaaggtatgacggcaattgctttggtttagtttccctagTATTATTTCCACATGCTaacattttagcatttgtggcacaaatcccattcatgTCATGGGAGCTATAGAATACTTTTTTGcgcatcatgtccaaatcatccgaAAGTATTTTAAattgattgtgaagctcaacaaagcgtggaaaatgctaatatcggtcccatgacttgaatggcaTTTGTGCCAaaaatgctaaaacgttagcatgAAGAAACAGTGCCGGATATCAATGCAGGATATCTCTGTCGCCCCCCACAGGGCTCTGGAGGAGGGTGAGCCTCACACTGTCCTCTTTGAGTTTGTCCCCGAGACAAGTGATGAGTTAGCTGTGGTGCCTGGCAATATCGTCTTTGTGCTGAACAGCGGAGAAGACAACTGGGCATCTGTCATCTTCAATGAAAGAGTATGATTAGTTATTACATAAAAAAATGCTTGAATTAAAAATGTGCATCTATTGTTCTCATTATGCTGATAGACACTtgattgaaaaatatatatactatgTGTTCAGTGAATTAATTTAACCTTTACATTTTTAGAGGGGACTTGTTCCTTATAATTTCCTGGAGCGTTTGGAAATAACCTTAACATCTAAGCAAGATCAGGTACATTtctaccatctattttgtgttttttcctCATCACAAGATGGCATTGACTCTAACACCTGTGTGTGTCAATGCTGAGCTATAACAAATTGAAAATCCTTTAAGTTGCAATCCCCAAAATTCTGGTAAAATAAAGCCTACCCTTCAATTGCTATGTTAATTGATTCCTCCTACGTGGGTTGATTGCTTTCTTGTAGGATGGGACAGACAAGGATGACATCCCAGCGCCACCTAGACGAGAACCACCGAATAGACCTCAAAGAAAATCTGGTAAAGATCTGTTATGTAAAAATATGTTGTATAGTTAACATTTTAATTATTTGCTGTGCAACAAATAACTttactttttggggggtattaTTGTAACAGCTTTGGCTGCTGAAAATCAAAGCATTGGGGACACAGAAACAGAGGTATGAGAATTATATAAAATAGATTTAAATACATTAAcaaaaaaatgtacagtatgtaatatCCAGCGTAGATACCAATTGTTTTTCAGTACTCTACGTGTACACATTTAAAATATAATTGTACATGTATTTAATTTCCTAGTATTGCCAGATTGAAGAGTCATCACTGTGTGTAGTGAAAGTGCACTTCACATACACCATAGCAATCTGCATGGTGCCTGGACTTCCCTACACAACCACTCTGGAGAAAATCAGTAACAAATTGGGCCTTCCTGCCATGGCAATCACCTTGAGGTATGGCACTGTTTAAACATTAGCTTCAAAACTTTAATTCAACATTAATTTCTGTTACAAAACCAAGCTCAGGGATTTCGTGTTTTTTCTCAAGCTATGCACACATAGATTCTGGTAAAATAGTGATTGATGAGAACACGAGGATGGAAGATGTTTGGAGCCGTGTCCACAATGGTCGTCTAACACTGTGGTGTGATCTCAAGGAGGTAATGTGGTCGTAAGTTGTTTGATGTGTAGACTTTTAAGTTACAAATGTAATAGTCAACTCCTAGAAAATGAGTGTATGGGATATACAACTTAGTGCTGACAGATGTCATGTGTACTTGTTTCCCTTATTTCATGTAATCTACACTACAGGGTATGAGTGAGCAGCTGCAAAGCCAGACTCAACTGATGGCCCTTCATTCCTACGAGTCTTCAACTCCAGAGGACCTCGAGTTCCATCAAGGAGATACCATCTTACTTCTCTCCAAAGGTGAGCTAATTTCTCTCATGCAGGGCACCATTTCAACAATGCAGAAATCTGTTGTCAGTGTTTATTATCCTGTTATTAGATGATATCCTGGAAGAGCTGTAACCTACTGTGGTCTTAAAATACAGAACTCCCATTTTCATTACTTTCTTTTCAGTCAATGAAGATTGGTTTGAGGGACAGTGCAACGGGAAGATTGGCATATTCCCAGCCTCCTTTGTGGAAGAAGTTCCCATGAAAGATAAATAATATGATCAGAACAAATGGCTAAGGAACAATGACTGTCGAGATTGTGGGATTTGTTCTACTTTGTCTTTGTTCTGGATACCGTCAACCAACAGTCATCAAAGAAAAACATACAAAAGCATAGACACAAAGTCAGATTTCTACATTTACGTTGAGGGAAGACATTTAAGTCAGAAAAGTAATTACCCAAGCAAGGACTTTTCTTCACTAGGCTGATATTTACTGATTTGTGTGATGTTATTGTTAAAGTATGAAGTTTAATAACTGTTTTGGCAGGCACAAATCAAGCATGCCCTGGTTTTCTACGTATTTGAATGTAATGCAGTAGTAtgtttttaattatttgttatgtGTATGCATCGGACACCAAAAATTCAGTTTCCTCAGGAAAAATGTAGTTCTGCTAAGTTATTTTCTTATGTCattgttaaacaaattaaacatTGGTTATATAGCCATAGACTATTCTGAGTTCCAGTTTTAAGACCTTTGGTATGCGTGTACAGAGCACAATTAATTTAAACTATGACTGATCTAAATAGCCTATATTGACCTATATATAGCCTATATTGATTATaatgaaaaaataaaaatcagACAACTTGAATATATCTCTTTTGTATATCTCATTTGTGATTTACAGTACAGAGCAAAAAGTTGttgaataaataataataattataattattataattataattattaaaCAGTGATGAGTGCATTTAAGTCCAAGCAAGTGGTCTCACATTTTCAACGTTCTATctgttacatttaaaaaacagttAAACTTCTATTATAGTGTGACATTCATCACATTCAAAGCACTGCTACACTAGCTGCATATTTCTTGACAGGCATTTCTTTTTTCAGACGCAACTGATCTATAAACGTTTATATACGTATGCTTCAAAAAAGCATCAATATAACAAAAAGGTATGTGCTTTTTAGTTCTCCCTCCATGACACACTTCAGTGTAGCAGTTTTGACGTGTCTATGTTGACGTGACTCGCGCGAATATAATGCACCTGATATAGCTTAGTTATGCAATAATCCCGGTAAAGCCTTAAATTTATCAGAAGATTGATAACTTAAATTGGAAACTGTTGAGCTATGAAGCAACATAATATATTGATTGatattatatgtaaaacatttgCAATGGACTAATAATCTGGATGTGATGAGTGCCTTCATGATCAATGGTCCGTGTCAATCGTCGGCTCCTCTTCGTAGGCAATGGCAATGCCTTTCCTTCCCTCTAATGCTTTCACCACCGGTGTTTCTCCCAATTTCTGCTCCAGTCCCTGCCAGCTACGACCCGCCAGGAACGTGGCTAAAACAAACAGATGAGGAAATTATGAAAGTTGTAACTCAAGAAAAGTTACCACTCAACAGCATCTTTATTAATGGTCTTGCAATCCCAGAGTAGAGTTTAAACCCCAACCCAACAGAGACTGTCACAATTCTGTGAATTTTGCCTGTTTTTAGATATTTATGTCGGTTCTTCCCATATATCGTACCAGCTGTGTTAGCATTGGCCACAGTGAGCGCCTGGTTCCGTAGGACGAGTGAGGAGTCGCGTGACGAAGACACTGGCTCACTGGACGAGAAGCGGGTCATTCGTAAAGCTCCGGTGATGAGGGAGACATCAGTCTCATCACCATCCTCGAAATCGTCAGGGTTCGCCAAGGCCACATGCTTAGATCCACCTACAGCAGGTTTTACTATTAGTCTTGATACCTatggcctggtcccagatctgtttttgtACTGTCATGCCAACTCCTGGCATGATgacataaacagatctgggaccaggctaagatacACACAGTAAAACACCAGGTCTATTCTTCCTCACAAAACTTTAATTCAGGAACAAATCAATGTCAATCAGATCCTACCTGGAAGCAGATCGCGGAAGTCTGTGACGTACTCTCCTGACCATTCCCTTTTCTTGTTGCAGGCCACCTCCATTTCAAAGGGGGTCACGACTGGTTTGTAGAACTCACTGGAGTCCAACAGAGAGTTCTCAGGACATGCGATCAGTACATAAATGTCAATCTCAAGAAAGTTAGCCAGTTTGGCCACATTCAGTTTCCCCATGGCAAACATGTAGCTCTTTTTCCCTGCTCTGTGGATGGTTTCTTTCAGCTGCTCGATGATGGTGAGGTAGTTTGCCACGCCAAGTGTACCCACAAGAATGCCCACCACACTGGCATCCTTTGCCCTCTCTATTGCGTAATATCGCTTCATCAAAGCTTTGTTGATACTGATCGACTCAGTCCGACCTGTCATTGTTACAGGGTCAAAAGAGCAGAAAGAGCAGCGGTTCCAAGTCATCATGAAGTTTGTCATGGTTGCACCTTCATGGCCGATAAAAAACACACTGTAGTCCTCAATGGTCTGTCCACATTTCAAGACAAACTGCCTTCCGAACTGGTGAACGACTTGATCACCGTTTTGACACTGAGAACTGCTGACATTGTGTTGTCCATGTGTTTCTCCGTGACTGTAGCAAAGTTCTCCGTCCACGTGAAGGGTTGAGGCGACAATGTTCGGATACTCAGAGGACAGCAGCGCCAGAAGATCGTCTGAGGAGAGACATTATCATGCTATAAACCAGTATTAAGTAAATTGCAAAAATATGTTGAAACGCATATCTCGTTTTAATATATTTCTAAAACTATGTCGCAAATCAACCTGAGGGAAAAGTATAAATCGCTCACATTCCTTTGTTAGGATATCACAAACTCAAAGTTACCCGGCTTAAAAAACATTCACACAATGGGACAAAAGGGACATACGTCATTGTGTGAAGCTGAAAGGCTTACCATTAATGTGATCGTAGTTGACATCATACAAGAGGATGACGTGACTCTGTCTGTTGGGGTATAGCTCTCTGAAGGAGGAGACACACGTCTCCAGGACCACAGGTTTCCTCTCAAAGACGTACATCAGAGGGAGTCTTCTGGATGGGCTGAGACAAGCCCTCCCGTAGTGTACGATGCAGTCTGCGCCCACATGCTCCGCTGCAACTTCATCTACACAACAACTGGAAATATCAAGAGTATTGACAATAAGGTTATAGTGGTGAATGTCAAATGATTAAACAAATAATGGCCAAAAGAATGCTTGCAAATAGAACAGAATAAAACTTTATTGTCCATCCCAGATGGACATTTTTCTTTGGCATCACCTTCCATTAAAATAATCAATcacatatgtaacggatgtgaaatggctagctagttagcggtggtgcgcgctaatagcgtttcaatcggttacgtcactcgctttgagacctttaagtagtggttccccttgctctggcttttgtggagcgatgggtaacgacgcttcgtgggtgactgttgttgatgtgtgcagaggagcccgggtatgggcgaggggacggacgtaaagttatactgttacattgatgctgttgacccggatcactggttgctgcggaaaaggaggaggtcgaaaggggggtgaatgtaaccgatgtgaaatggctagctagttagcaatggtgcgcgctaatagcctttcaaacggtgacgtcactcgctttgagaccttgaagtagtggttccccggcctttgtggagcgatgggtaacgacgcttcgtgggtaactgttgttgatgtgtgcagagggtccctggttcgcgcccgggtcggggcgaggggacggactaaagtgaaactgttacattgatgctgttgacccggatcactggttgctgcggggggaaaaaggaggaggtcgaaaggggggtgagtgtaacggatgtgaaatagttagcggtggtgcacgctaatagcgtttcaatcggttacgtcactcgctttgagaccttgaagtagtggttacccttgctctgcaagggccgtggcttttgtggagcgatgggtaacgacgcttcgtgggtgtcagttgggTGTGCAGAGGATCCCTGGttcgcgaggggacggacgtaaagttaaaacTGTTACACATACATTCtcacatcatcacatttaaaccagtcagtccatcatgctgcatacactaacaacatagaggacattaatacatcatcacatttaaaccagtcagtccatcatgctgcatacactaacaacatagaggacattaatacatcatcacatttaaaccagtcagtccatcatgctgcatacactaacaacatagaggacattaatacattcacTCACAACCGACCACTGTCCCAACTGCACTAGATAGATAAGTACATATACCGATACAATTTACTTTGCATTTAGTAGTCCAACAAATTAATGTTAAAACACGTTCTTCTTGGCCATGGGCATTCTGAAGCGCCGGCCAGAGGGAAGCCTCTCAAACTGAGGGTGTAGCGGGTGGGAGGGGTCGCCAACGACAGCCAGTGTCTTCCTTTTGGTTGCCTTGTGGAACAGAATGCTCAAATGTGCCTGTGGTCGACCAATTACTTTGATGGCTGTGTTAACTATTCTGGTCAGTTTGCTTTTGCTCCTCACGCTCAGATtaccataccagactgtcatattgaacgtgaGGATGCACTCCACCAAGCTGCTGTACACCCACTCCAGAACATTCTGGCTGACCCCAAACCACAAAATGCACTAGTCTCATTCAATAAGAAATAATTAAATATGTTTAAATTTTCTATCACTTTCATGTTTTTGATAATAACACAACAATGTTTTCCTACCTGCCATAGGACGTGTCTCCAAGGATGAATAGTTTTGCTTTGGTTCCCTTCTCGATCTCTGCAGCAATTGCTATTGAATCAACCAGCACCTCATCTGGAAATTGCAAGGCAACCTAAAGCACAAATGATTcataatttacacacacacacacacacacacacacacacacacacacacacacacacacacaactgcgtTGTTGAATCCTCATACCTTTTTGAACTGATGATCATTGATGAAATGGCATGTCGCCTTGATCTGATAATGCTCATCTAGATTCCCACAGTGAACATCCTTCTCTGGTGTCACGTCCAGCACGCGCTGAAGAACCAGTTCACTGTTGGTGCTGAATGCATCAGTCATTGTAACATCTAGGAATAGAAAATAGCTAGTGGAATTAACATATCATCCCATGGACCACACAATCACCGGATGCACTTTGTTGAAATGTAGCAAGATGACAATGAAGGTTCACTATGCATTTCCTCGTCTATGATAAATGCTGCTACAACAGAACATGGAATTTCTGCTGTGTATCTGTGTATTATTAATGTATGTGTCGATACAtgctactgtacatcaagcttgCTAGCTGCGTACTAGCTAGCTCATAAATGATGACCCAACGTGATGTCAAATTAAATATTTTAGAGAGGTGACCCAGGCATAGACAATATTGGATGCAAGTTTTCTCATAAAGACATGACCACCAGAATAAAGTATTCGTCAATAATTCAGATAACAAATTATAACTGACAGGCTAAACTTACGGGTGTAGACGCGTGTAAACACACGTGTGGGACGACAGGAAATAACTTCCGGGTTGTTTCCGTCACATTTCACAATAAAGGCCCCCTGTGCAAAGATTATTATTCCTCGGGGATagtaaataataatttaaaaaaacaagtctGATATGGgcaaaattatattttatatactTAAGTAATACTTAAGTGATGCTTTCCTTCAAACAGTTTTACAATATCTTGTCATTAAACACATCCATTGGACTGTACAGAAATTGAATGTGTGTTCAATGACTCACCTGAGTCCCCTAGTATTTAAAACAACTGAGTTAGAATATGGAGCTGCATCATATCAAGTTTATTTACTGTGAATACATAGCCGTAAATGCACACTTTGGACAGCATTGCAAATATATCAATGAATTTCTACAGCATACTCAAACACAAAATACACAGGTTTCTTTCTGAATGAAAGGAATGCATTAGCATAAATTGCAATATGTTAATATCTGTTGTCACATCCTATTATAAATGACATTTCATTCATTTTGTAGGGTACTCTGTAATATGAAAACACACCAGGCAAATTATAAATAGAGGAGATAGTTGGACAGTGCAGCTTTCCCCATTTCATGGTTTGGTCCTCAAACTAGAAATGTCAATGTCAATACACATCCAAGCATGTTCTCTGCCTGCTTTTCATGTCATCGGCAAGTGGTTGTTTGGTCCTATAGTGATGGACTTTTATCAAACACAAAATGGAGGCAGTGGTCAACTCATGACCCTTCGTCCAAATGGGTTCTTTTTGAGCTACAGTGGTACAGATGACCAGCTCTTCCTCGACATCCCGGTGTCACATCCAGACGCGATAGAATCCATGAACCACAGTGAGACAAATGAAGAATGAACCTGAAAGACATGGGGGGAGTCCATCGGTCAGAACTTGTTTATGGCCTATGGCCAAAAGTGACGTTTAGTAGACCAAAATCAGAAATAGACAATTAGTAGAAGTGAGGAAATATCAGTAGTTATAGCTGATATCCTAGGGCCACCGTATCATTATCCAGAATTTATATTATTGCGACTTTCCATGTGTATTTTTAATAAGCAAATGAAAAAAGACAATACTCCATGGTTACAATTgtgcaggggtgcaactttcactggggacgggggaaggggggggtgggggggggaaatGTTCCccttacattctgaaattgcattccagttttatcattggattGTGATACAAAACGAAGCGaaggtgtgctttaggaccatgcagacgcctccgagcggtcgggtaggctatttggagtgtttatctgaaaaaataaataacaatatccCTCCCACTTCCAAAGCCTTCTTTTCTGCAAGGTATTTCATAGTGTCAAGTTTGTGAAATTCAATGATGATTTTCAGTCCTGCCACTTCAGTGTCGATTTTTCATATTGGACTGAGTCAAATGACGATCTTGCTCAGCATTCTACAACAGACAGACTTGGCTATTAGTCACATAAaccacatatacagtggggcaaaaaagtatttagtcagccaccaattgtgcaagttctcccacttaaaaatatgagagaggcctgtaatcttcatcataggtacacttcaactatgacagacaaaatgagaaaagaaaatccagaaaatcacattgtaggatttttaatgaatttatttgcaaattatggtggaaaataagtatttggtcacctacaaacaagcaagatttctggctctcacagacctgtaacttcttctttaagaggctcctctgtcctccactcgttacctgtattaatggcacctgtttgaacttgttatcagtataaaagacacctgtccacaacctcaaacagtcacactccaaactccactatggccaagaccaaagagctgtcaaaggacaccagaaacaaaattgtagacctgcaccaggctgggaagactgaatctgtaataggtaagcagcttggtttgaagaaatcaactgtgggagcaattattaggaaatggaagacatacaagaccactgataatctccctcgatctggggctccacgcaagatctcaccccgtggggtcaaaatgatcacaagaacggtgagcaaaaatcccagaaccacacggggggacctagtgaatgacctgcagagagctgggaccaaagtaacaaagcctaccatcagtaacacactacgccgccagggactcaaatcctgcagtgccagacgtgtccccctgcttaagccagtacatgtccaggcccgtctgaagtttgctagagagcatttggatgatccagaagaagattgggagaatgtcatatggtcagatgaaaccaaaatataaccttttggtaaaaactcaactcgtcgtgtttggaggacaaagaatgctgagttgcatccaaagaacaccatacctactgtgaagcatgggggtggaaacatcatgctttggggctgtttttctgcaaagggaccaggacgactgatccgtgtaaaggaaagaatgaatggggccatgtatcgtgagattttgagtgaaaacctccttccatcagcaagggcattgaagatgaaacgtggctgggtcttttcagcatgacaatgatcccaaacacaccacccgggcaacgaaggagtggcttcgtaagaagcatttcaaggtcctggagtggcctagccagtctccagaactcaaccccatagaaaatctttggagggagttgaaagtctgtgttgcccagcaacagcctcaaaacatcactgctctagaggagatctgcatggaggaatgggccaaaataccagcaacagtgtgtgaaaaccttgtgaagacttacagaaaatgtttgacctctgtcattgccaacaaagggtatataacaaagtattgagataaacttttgttattgaccaaatacttattttccaccataatttgcaaataaattcataaaaaatcctacaatg
The window above is part of the Salvelinus namaycush isolate Seneca chromosome 7, SaNama_1.0, whole genome shotgun sequence genome. Proteins encoded here:
- the LOC120051002 gene encoding 2-(3-amino-3-carboxypropyl)histidine synthase subunit 2-like, whose amino-acid sequence is MTDAFSTNSELVLQRVLDVTPEKDVHCGNLDEHYQIKATCHFINDHQFKKVALQFPDEVLVDSIAIAAEIEKGTKAKLFILGDTSYGSCCVDEVAAEHVGADCIVHYGRACLSPSRRLPLMYVFERKPVVLETCVSSFRELYPNRQSHVILLYDVNYDHINDDLLALLSSEYPNIVASTLHVDGELCYSHGETHGQHNVSSSQCQNGDQVVHQFGRQFVLKCGQTIEDYSVFFIGHEGATMTNFMMTWNRCSFCSFDPVTMTGRTESISINKALMKRYYAIERAKDASVVGILVGTLGVANYLTIIEQLKETIHRAGKKSYMFAMGKLNVAKLANFLEIDIYVLIACPENSLLDSSEFYKPVVTPFEMEVACNKKREWSGEYVTDFRDLLPGGSKHVALANPDDFEDGDETDVSLITGALRMTRFSSSEPVSSSRDSSLVLRNQALTVANANTAATFLAGRSWQGLEQKLGETPVVKALEGRKGIAIAYEEEPTIDTDH
- the LOC120051001 gene encoding neutrophil cytosol factor 2-like, encoding MSFVNTLKQWDEAVACFEQGDSAASLGTFLDIQEKNSKIFFNIGCLHLINKNLDAAEKAFDGSIGKDGHLAVAFFQRALTFYKKERYEESFADFQHAFRELRGNQLIDYKPLGLRYKLYACEVLHNMALAHAQLGQWEKAKETLLTALNLRTEAKLSHIDRGLECILKQKLFEPVEVPAKVLFKPNKNYVAELEKKDYLGKAKVVSSIVFQDEFSGFAPLQPQVEEVPTRPKAPEVLRALEEGEPHTVLFEFVPETSDELAVVPGNIVFVLNSGEDNWASVIFNERRGLVPYNFLERLEITLTSKQDQDGTDKDDIPAPPRREPPNRPQRKSALAAENQSIGDTETEYCQIEESSLCVVKVHFTYTIAICMVPGLPYTTTLEKISNKLGLPAMAITLSYAHIDSGKIVIDENTRMEDVWSRVHNGRLTLWCDLKEGMSEQLQSQTQLMALHSYESSTPEDLEFHQGDTILLLSKVNEDWFEGQCNGKIGIFPASFVEEVPMKDK